The following proteins are encoded in a genomic region of Actinomycetes bacterium:
- a CDS encoding cyclopropane-fatty-acyl-phospholipid synthase family protein: MVLAAEPTIRVRAWDGSEAGPADAPAVDVRSPDAVRYVAQEPNELGLARAYVGGLIDFEGDVYDILRALPFHDDEHQHARTLTVRQKAELATVVARTAGVGRAPAPPPEEAVVSGRRHSKDRDRTVVTHHYDVGNDFYRIVLGESMVYSCAYWRAADDPAYGLADAQRDKLDLVCRKLGLHLPGPHRLLDVGCGWGSLLLHAATTYDVAAVGITLSEPQARLARERLAAAGVGDRVEVRVQDYRDIDDGPYDVISSIGMAEHVGEEAYTEYAAKLLTLLVPGGRLLNHQISRRPGPKREGTSFIEAYVFPDGDLLPLATTVGRLEEVGFEVRDVEAMREHYAQTLRAWVRNLEAGWDRAVELTSPGRARVWRLYMAGSALGFERNRIGVNQVLAVKPPAGGASGLPHTRDWLAGS; the protein is encoded by the coding sequence ATGGTGCTCGCCGCCGAGCCGACGATCCGGGTGCGCGCCTGGGACGGCTCCGAGGCCGGGCCGGCCGACGCACCCGCCGTGGACGTGCGCTCGCCAGACGCCGTGCGGTACGTCGCGCAGGAGCCCAACGAGCTCGGCCTGGCCCGTGCCTACGTCGGCGGCCTGATCGACTTCGAGGGCGACGTCTACGACATCCTGCGTGCGCTGCCCTTCCACGACGACGAGCACCAGCACGCTCGCACCCTGACCGTGCGGCAGAAGGCGGAGCTCGCGACCGTCGTGGCCCGGACTGCCGGCGTGGGCCGGGCGCCGGCGCCCCCTCCCGAGGAGGCGGTGGTGTCAGGCCGGCGGCACAGCAAGGACCGCGACCGCACCGTCGTCACCCACCACTACGACGTCGGCAACGACTTCTACCGGATCGTGCTGGGCGAGTCGATGGTCTACTCCTGCGCCTACTGGCGCGCGGCCGACGACCCGGCGTACGGGCTGGCGGACGCCCAGCGCGACAAGCTCGACCTGGTGTGCCGCAAGCTCGGCCTGCACCTGCCCGGGCCGCACCGGCTGCTGGACGTCGGCTGCGGCTGGGGCTCGCTGCTGCTGCACGCCGCGACCACCTACGACGTCGCTGCCGTCGGCATCACGCTGTCGGAGCCGCAGGCCCGGCTGGCCCGCGAGCGGCTGGCAGCGGCCGGGGTGGGCGACCGGGTCGAGGTGCGGGTCCAGGACTACCGCGACATCGACGACGGCCCCTACGACGTCATCTCCAGCATCGGCATGGCCGAGCACGTCGGCGAGGAGGCCTACACGGAGTACGCCGCGAAGCTGCTCACGCTGCTCGTCCCGGGCGGGCGGCTGCTCAACCACCAGATCTCGCGCCGCCCGGGACCCAAGCGGGAAGGCACGTCCTTCATCGAGGCCTACGTCTTCCCCGACGGTGACCTGCTTCCGCTCGCGACCACCGTCGGCCGGCTCGAGGAGGTGGGCTTCGAGGTCCGCGACGTGGAGGCAATGCGCGAGCACTACGCGCAGACCTTGCGGGCGTGGGTGCGCAACCTCGAGGCGGGGTGGGACCGCGCGGTCGAGCTGACGTCGCCGGGGCGGGCACGCGTCTGGCGGCTCTACATGGCCGGGTCGGCGCTGGGCTTCGAGCGCAACCGGATCGGCGTGAACCAGGTGCTCGCGGTCA